Proteins encoded in a region of the Fibrobacter sp. UWR4 genome:
- a CDS encoding PorV/PorQ family protein, with protein MMKKLLTTALLCSAATAFAGEYWHVDRGGVSMKFLSMQVSARSAAMSGAGVADVARVAEASRNPLAASAVSEAELGLNQLIFNENSADNFISAYYGLPFNVKKYPLALTMSVDFLGYDNIEGRDEYGNKTSEYGAYAWSVQAGLGSRGEVFNWAAAARFASQTIDDESAIAFLMDVGGSFKVNKYFAFAATLTNLGYMGDYDGEDEAAPLAVQAGVTGILPIADKWNIHLSADGYRRADTDAQWLFGGELNYMDVLSFRAGYAIRPDTEDGISCGLGLNFGMIVFDYGYSPRPAFGGGDHHLTVGLKF; from the coding sequence ATGATGAAGAAACTTCTAACAACTGCCCTGCTTTGTTCCGCTGCCACCGCCTTCGCTGGCGAGTATTGGCATGTGGACCGCGGTGGGGTTTCCATGAAGTTCCTTTCCATGCAGGTTTCCGCCCGCAGTGCCGCCATGTCCGGCGCCGGTGTGGCGGACGTCGCCCGTGTGGCCGAAGCCTCCCGCAATCCTCTGGCGGCAAGTGCCGTAAGTGAAGCGGAACTGGGGCTGAACCAGCTGATCTTTAACGAGAACAGTGCCGACAATTTTATTTCGGCTTACTACGGCCTTCCCTTCAACGTCAAGAAGTATCCTCTTGCATTGACAATGTCCGTGGATTTTCTCGGTTACGATAACATCGAAGGTCGTGACGAGTACGGCAATAAAACTTCCGAGTATGGCGCCTACGCCTGGAGTGTTCAGGCTGGCCTTGGCAGCCGTGGGGAAGTATTCAACTGGGCTGCCGCCGCCCGCTTTGCAAGCCAGACTATTGACGATGAATCCGCTATTGCCTTCCTGATGGATGTAGGTGGCTCTTTCAAGGTGAACAAGTACTTCGCCTTCGCCGCCACCCTCACCAACTTGGGATATATGGGCGATTACGATGGGGAAGACGAAGCTGCCCCGCTGGCTGTACAGGCTGGCGTTACCGGGATCTTGCCCATTGCGGATAAGTGGAACATCCATCTTTCCGCTGACGGTTACCGCCGCGCGGATACGGACGCCCAGTGGCTCTTTGGCGGCGAATTGAACTATATGGATGTTCTCTCCTTCCGGGCAGGTTATGCCATCCGTCCCGATACCGAAGACGGTATCAGCTGTGGTCTGGGCCTGAACTTCGGGATGATCGTCTTTGACTACGGTTACAGTCCCCGTCCGGCATTTGGCGGCGGTGATCATCATCTGACCGTGGGTCTGAAGTTCTAA
- a CDS encoding AAA family ATPase, which produces MSGGSIVLFVVLAVIVIGVQVAIRQFQTEKAKQIKEGLAKKALEEFTKDLSVKQVETTKAPDGSQTSTATKVAPEAVINPLLAKYMQKLEPTISKMVNFFQDFLLFNGVSDKLRMHITNQNGSSPSDELATIFLTDLAYISEKSGHPVDIQKPESCGFISLMLRLRSSTPCEIDWKRLTLQTIVNNDVDVSALVSELKQNRAPLERAGDYFLFPSVFADFSPDATKKYMRLMYDFSAALANIDGKLTLTEIQWLQFMERYIGGNRFANRTRDIKFSPRTIKYKDACDSENDMDGAAVTAKVTTLSAQQCAEDAEKQLNALIGLSSVKQEVITFRNFLRIQNERKKKGLSVPPTSYHLVFSGNPGTGKTTIARIMAQILKSLGVISSGHLVEASRSDLVAGYMGQTAIKTNKVIDSALNGVLFIDEAYTLSRSSENDFGQEAIDTLLKRMEDDRDRLVVIIAGYTDEIKNFVNSNPGLASRFNRYINFPDYSESELEEIFKLLVDKYDYILNDSARAALTECVEKAVREKDSHFGNGRFVRNLFEKTIERQANRLAKVENLGQINISEIDGRDFA; this is translated from the coding sequence ATGAGTGGTGGAAGCATAGTCCTCTTTGTCGTTCTCGCCGTAATCGTCATCGGTGTCCAAGTCGCTATCAGGCAGTTTCAGACCGAGAAGGCGAAGCAGATCAAGGAAGGCCTTGCCAAGAAAGCCCTGGAAGAATTTACCAAGGATTTAAGCGTCAAGCAAGTGGAAACCACCAAAGCTCCCGACGGATCCCAGACCTCCACGGCAACCAAGGTCGCTCCTGAGGCAGTCATTAACCCGCTGCTTGCAAAATACATGCAGAAGCTGGAGCCCACCATTTCCAAGATGGTGAATTTCTTCCAGGATTTTCTGCTGTTCAATGGCGTAAGCGACAAGCTCCGCATGCACATTACCAACCAGAATGGAAGCAGCCCCTCCGACGAACTTGCCACCATTTTTCTCACGGACCTGGCCTACATTTCTGAAAAGTCCGGACATCCGGTAGATATACAGAAGCCGGAATCCTGCGGCTTCATTTCCCTGATGCTCCGCCTGCGTTCTTCCACACCTTGCGAAATTGACTGGAAACGTTTGACACTCCAGACCATCGTCAACAATGACGTGGACGTAAGTGCCCTGGTTTCTGAATTGAAGCAGAACCGCGCGCCCCTGGAAAGAGCCGGAGATTATTTCCTGTTCCCTTCCGTCTTTGCGGATTTCTCCCCGGACGCTACAAAAAAATACATGCGCCTGATGTATGACTTTTCTGCGGCACTTGCAAATATTGACGGCAAGTTGACCTTGACTGAAATTCAATGGTTGCAGTTCATGGAAAGATACATTGGCGGAAATCGTTTCGCTAACCGAACGAGAGATATTAAGTTCAGTCCCCGAACCATCAAGTACAAGGATGCTTGTGATTCTGAAAACGATATGGATGGAGCTGCCGTTACCGCAAAGGTTACGACCTTATCCGCCCAGCAGTGCGCAGAAGACGCCGAAAAGCAATTGAACGCTTTGATCGGTCTTTCCTCCGTGAAGCAGGAAGTGATTACCTTCCGTAATTTCCTGAGAATTCAGAACGAAAGAAAGAAGAAGGGATTGTCCGTTCCGCCTACTTCCTACCATCTGGTTTTCTCTGGAAATCCTGGCACCGGCAAGACCACTATCGCCCGCATTATGGCGCAGATTCTGAAGTCCCTGGGAGTAATTTCCAGCGGTCATCTAGTAGAAGCATCCCGTAGCGATCTGGTAGCTGGCTACATGGGACAAACAGCCATCAAGACAAATAAGGTCATTGACAGTGCATTGAATGGAGTGCTGTTCATCGATGAAGCCTACACTCTTTCCAGAAGTTCCGAAAATGATTTCGGACAGGAAGCCATCGATACTTTGCTAAAGCGTATGGAAGATGATCGCGACCGGCTGGTGGTCATCATCGCTGGCTACACCGACGAAATCAAGAACTTCGTCAATTCCAATCCCGGCCTCGCCTCAAGATTCAATCGCTATATCAACTTCCCGGACTACTCCGAAAGCGAGCTGGAAGAAATTTTCAAGTTGCTGGTGGATAAGTACGATTACATTTTGAACGATTCTGCGCGGGCAGCTCTGACAGAATGCGTGGAGAAGGCAGTCCGCGAAAAGGATTCCCATTTCGGTAACGGTCGTTTTGTCCGCAACCTCTTTGAAAAGACCATCGAGCGCCAGGCCAATCGTTTGGCAAAGGTGGAAAATCTCGGTCAGATTAACATCAGTGAGATTGACGGCAGGGATTTTGCATAG
- a CDS encoding aspartate kinase, with protein MSRIVCKFGGSSVADAGQFKKIKNIVSANAKRKVVVVSAPGKRNPKETKLTDLLYSTYDLASKHLDFSEPWNLIRNRYLEICADLGIEPKVAEDLDKLEKQLRDDVESITTDYLVSRGEYLSARVMSVYLGAEFVDTYPIITFDEKYRILPSSYETIAKALSDENKLYVLPGFYGSNTRGELKTFSRGGSDITGAILANAIDAETYENWTDVSGMLMAAPRIVENPLPIEYVSYREIRELAYSGASVLHDESIAPCRAKKIPINIRNTNRPEDAGTIIGPTPESTKLPITGVAGRKGFSMIYIEKSMMNKEVGFGRRVLAVLEGEGLSYELCPSAIDSMSIVVDTKKLEAVEHVVMEDITQQMHPDRIKIFKGISLIATVGHGMTNKIGVAAKLFTALAENSVNVRIIDQGSSQINIITGVDEDDMNKAIKAIYDAFTK; from the coding sequence ATGTCTAGAATCGTATGTAAGTTCGGCGGCAGCTCTGTTGCCGACGCTGGTCAGTTCAAGAAAATCAAGAACATCGTTTCCGCTAACGCAAAGCGCAAGGTGGTTGTGGTCTCTGCCCCGGGCAAGCGCAATCCCAAGGAAACCAAGCTGACCGACCTTCTCTACAGCACCTATGATCTCGCTTCCAAACACCTGGATTTCTCCGAACCCTGGAACCTGATCCGCAATCGCTATCTTGAAATTTGTGCAGACCTGGGCATCGAACCCAAGGTTGCTGAAGACCTGGACAAGCTTGAAAAGCAGCTCCGCGACGACGTGGAAAGCATCACCACCGACTATCTCGTAAGCCGTGGCGAATACCTGAGCGCTCGCGTCATGTCCGTGTACCTGGGCGCAGAATTCGTGGATACTTATCCCATCATCACTTTCGATGAAAAGTACCGCATTCTGCCTTCCAGCTACGAAACCATCGCCAAGGCCCTTTCCGACGAGAACAAGCTCTACGTTCTTCCGGGCTTCTACGGTTCCAACACCCGTGGCGAACTGAAGACCTTCAGCCGCGGCGGCTCCGACATTACCGGCGCAATTCTCGCCAACGCTATCGACGCCGAAACCTACGAAAACTGGACCGACGTTTCCGGCATGCTGATGGCTGCCCCCCGCATCGTGGAAAATCCGCTGCCCATCGAATACGTGTCTTACCGCGAAATCCGCGAACTGGCCTACTCCGGCGCAAGCGTCCTTCATGACGAATCCATCGCTCCTTGCCGCGCCAAGAAGATTCCTATCAATATCCGCAACACCAACCGCCCGGAAGACGCCGGCACCATCATCGGCCCCACTCCGGAATCCACCAAGCTTCCCATTACCGGCGTTGCAGGCCGTAAGGGCTTCTCCATGATTTACATCGAAAAGTCCATGATGAACAAGGAAGTTGGTTTCGGTCGCCGCGTGCTTGCCGTTCTCGAAGGCGAAGGCCTTTCCTACGAACTGTGCCCCAGCGCCATCGACTCCATGAGCATCGTTGTGGATACTAAGAAGCTGGAAGCCGTTGAACACGTGGTCATGGAAGACATCACTCAGCAGATGCATCCGGACCGCATCAAGATCTTCAAGGGCATCAGCCTTATCGCTACCGTTGGCCATGGCATGACCAACAAGATCGGTGTTGCTGCAAAGCTCTTCACCGCCCTTGCAGAAAACAGCGTCAACGTCCGAATCATCGACCAGGGTTCTTCCCAGATCAACATCATCACCGGTGTGGATGAAGACGACATGAACAAGGCCATCAAGGCCATCTACGACGCATTCACTAAGTGA
- a CDS encoding DUF3990 domain-containing protein has protein sequence MNEKVTLYHGSYCAVEHPDLAFCSNAKDFGRGFYLTTNEIQARNFVKTSIKKAASRGVYFSDHGRGFVNVYECVLDNSLQTFTFENADLSWLHCVAAHRSEGVFPGEVEKWRSYDLICGKIANDKTNTVISAYIDGLYGPVESDRAGEIAIGFLEPENLVDQWCFRSVKALGCLKFVKAVRL, from the coding sequence ATGAATGAAAAGGTGACTCTCTATCATGGAAGCTATTGCGCCGTTGAACATCCGGATTTGGCGTTCTGCAGCAATGCAAAAGATTTTGGCCGTGGATTTTATCTGACAACGAACGAAATTCAGGCGAGAAACTTTGTTAAAACATCCATTAAGAAGGCCGCAAGTCGAGGCGTCTATTTTTCGGATCATGGTCGCGGTTTTGTAAATGTCTATGAATGTGTTCTTGATAATTCCCTGCAGACATTTACATTTGAAAATGCGGATTTATCCTGGCTGCATTGTGTTGCTGCACATCGTAGCGAAGGTGTTTTCCCTGGCGAAGTTGAAAAGTGGCGAAGCTACGATTTGATTTGTGGAAAAATTGCCAATGACAAGACAAATACTGTGATTTCTGCATATATAGATGGCCTCTATGGCCCTGTAGAATCAGATAGGGCTGGTGAAATCGCAATCGGTTTTCTGGAACCGGAAAATCTGGTGGACCAGTGGTGCTTCAGAAGTGTAAAGGCTCTGGGTTGCCTTAAGTTTGTGAAGGCGGTGCGTCTATGA
- a CDS encoding FISUMP domain-containing protein produces MKKLYALLSISILLLLNACSDYADDIKDEYQERLTAGSIECDKYIEGTQVSTIDGGDRICKDGAWSPVVSDHPKSSSSNTTTHLSSTIQHESKSSSSESNQSSSSSSSAVTALYLCPDGSHAVDYESCEKEDCKKYSGDLVCLEDIIAEHGECVENIEDSIGLVSRTYFICKNSAWSEANTFEVDTYRWESGKDGDTKFGQIQTENCYVYDTSSAYNNWRIGDDIDCELGFGGCTHAKEGITQKTESNSYFSCIDLKWVAASKFVIDTYGWVPDTIDGAWKTGNVNVNEYYVFDKDNNGWRASISEEDHSEINGCTARRQGEMDIIHYADDINEVYYETEYICFEKKWFKAREMQWDLPRDIYLNPSITYGILEDDRDNKSYKTVTIEKGEFVQTWMAQNLNYLDSVSTTSLKKHVWCGAREYENWTVEEKKCDVAGAIYDWSAAIDSLQIYKEFGKKCGAGKNCLFDTSIQGICPNGWRLPTSKDWDKLYDIVGGEENLKSRIGWGTKYEDKYGFAGIPNFNDKYDVGADWYNEFIFLSSDQLSSQIYGHSQSFGSIRCVKDPLPESCETENSVYEYGNAFYICHSSKWEKTDWATYTYGACTSHKENEIEKGPIGGVYYMCSEGAWIETPYSYGNCNTSRENELVSFENDFYLCKNETWEPVTQLEYENGICTLEIEGKIASISSSREGYYTCTNEKWEYINTCPTDKEEGETFFLDGCHSCRCSKGALVCRGC; encoded by the coding sequence ATGAAAAAGTTATACGCATTATTATCCATCTCCATACTTTTACTTCTCAACGCCTGTAGTGACTATGCTGATGATATTAAAGATGAATACCAGGAACGATTAACAGCAGGATCCATTGAGTGCGATAAATATATTGAAGGTACGCAAGTTTCCACCATTGACGGAGGAGACCGTATCTGTAAAGACGGCGCATGGAGTCCTGTTGTTTCTGACCATCCCAAAAGTTCAAGTTCAAACACTACAACGCATCTTTCCTCCACAATTCAACACGAATCAAAAAGTTCTTCATCAGAAAGCAATCAATCCTCTAGTTCATCTTCTAGTGCAGTGACTGCGCTATATTTATGCCCTGACGGAAGTCACGCCGTTGACTACGAAAGTTGCGAGAAGGAAGATTGCAAAAAGTATTCGGGGGATTTAGTTTGCCTTGAAGACATTATCGCAGAACATGGCGAATGTGTTGAAAACATAGAAGATTCCATCGGTCTGGTCAGCAGAACCTATTTCATTTGCAAAAACTCTGCTTGGTCCGAAGCAAACACATTTGAAGTAGATACTTATCGTTGGGAGTCTGGTAAAGATGGTGACACAAAATTTGGACAAATACAAACAGAGAACTGCTATGTATACGATACCAGTTCTGCATATAATAACTGGCGAATAGGAGACGATATTGATTGTGAATTAGGTTTTGGCGGTTGCACTCATGCAAAGGAAGGAATAACCCAAAAAACAGAATCTAACAGCTATTTTTCTTGCATAGATTTAAAGTGGGTCGCAGCATCTAAATTCGTCATTGATACGTACGGTTGGGTACCCGATACAATCGATGGAGCCTGGAAAACAGGCAACGTCAATGTCAACGAATATTACGTCTTTGACAAAGACAATAATGGTTGGAGAGCTAGCATTTCAGAAGAAGATCACTCTGAAATAAACGGTTGTACAGCTAGACGCCAAGGAGAAATGGACATCATTCACTATGCGGATGACATAAATGAAGTGTACTACGAAACAGAATATATTTGTTTTGAAAAAAAATGGTTCAAAGCAAGAGAAATGCAATGGGATTTACCTCGTGACATTTATTTAAATCCTAGTATTACATACGGAATCCTTGAAGATGATCGAGATAACAAATCTTATAAAACAGTCACCATAGAAAAAGGAGAATTTGTTCAAACTTGGATGGCGCAAAATCTCAATTATTTAGATTCAGTCAGCACTACATCCCTAAAAAAACATGTTTGGTGTGGCGCCCGAGAATATGAAAACTGGACCGTTGAAGAAAAAAAATGCGATGTTGCGGGAGCGATCTACGACTGGTCTGCAGCAATAGATTCACTCCAAATTTATAAAGAATTCGGAAAAAAATGCGGAGCTGGGAAGAACTGTCTATTCGACACCTCTATTCAAGGGATTTGCCCAAATGGTTGGCGCCTCCCAACATCAAAAGATTGGGATAAACTATATGATATTGTTGGTGGAGAAGAAAATCTCAAATCTCGTATTGGCTGGGGCACCAAATACGAAGACAAGTATGGTTTTGCAGGAATCCCAAATTTCAATGACAAATACGACGTTGGAGCTGATTGGTACAACGAATTCATTTTTTTAAGTTCTGATCAACTATCATCACAAATCTACGGACATTCACAAAGTTTCGGAAGTATCCGTTGCGTGAAAGATCCTCTACCAGAGTCATGTGAAACTGAAAATTCCGTATACGAATATGGAAATGCATTCTACATCTGCCATAGCTCTAAATGGGAAAAAACAGACTGGGCTACATACACCTATGGAGCATGCACCTCCCATAAAGAGAATGAAATAGAAAAAGGCCCTATCGGGGGTGTATACTATATGTGTTCTGAAGGCGCTTGGATCGAAACGCCTTATTCATACGGGAATTGCAATACTAGCAGAGAAAACGAACTTGTGTCATTCGAAAATGATTTTTACTTGTGTAAAAATGAAACCTGGGAACCTGTAACGCAGTTGGAATATGAAAATGGGATATGCACATTAGAAATTGAAGGTAAAATTGCATCAATATCCTCATCTAGAGAAGGGTATTACACTTGTACGAATGAAAAGTGGGAGTATATCAACACATGTCCCACAGACAAGGAAGAGGGAGAAACATTCTTCCTTGATGGTTGTCATAGTTGCAGATGTTCAAAAGGCGCCCTCGTTTGTCGAGGATGCTAA
- a CDS encoding DUF3791 domain-containing protein, translating into MNRADEIVLMQVRLVRLAVKTWNKSMQEIAGLFSVNGVYGYIREMYEEFHVQGDAANLEEVGVFLKSKGVVL; encoded by the coding sequence ATGAATCGTGCAGATGAGATAGTCCTGATGCAGGTGCGGCTTGTGCGACTTGCTGTAAAGACCTGGAACAAGAGTATGCAAGAAATTGCAGGACTGTTTTCTGTCAATGGCGTTTATGGATATATCCGTGAAATGTACGAGGAATTCCATGTCCAGGGGGATGCCGCAAACCTTGAAGAGGTCGGTGTGTTCCTGAAGTCAAAGGGAGTTGTGCTATGA
- a CDS encoding sigma 54-interacting transcriptional regulator produces the protein MKQTQNLLHIASSSNISVLLQGESGSGKEVAARFIHDHSKRSNGPFIALNCGAIAHSLTESILEGSRKGAFTGAVGDQLGVVRAANGGTLFLDEIGEMPLEAQCKLLRILQERSVMPLGATTNIPVDFRLICATNRNLRQEVASGRFREDLYFRLNVFPIKIPALRERTDFATLAQNLWREAIYSQESTYLGSPSGGYVAGRHNQAAAGCSIAPPLSTQEVQSLASKPWPGNVRQLKNVLQRYALLRPHGTSLGEILRDEFADPPYGHAREMSRLPTQEDSRLYNPTPDWNILREELHRNNWNKTVTAQKLGISRGSLCYQVRKHQGATPQAEPT, from the coding sequence ATGAAACAAACACAAAACCTTCTACACATCGCCTCCAGCTCCAACATTTCAGTGCTGCTCCAAGGAGAATCCGGTTCAGGCAAGGAAGTGGCGGCACGATTCATACACGACCACAGCAAGCGTAGTAACGGACCATTTATCGCCCTCAACTGCGGAGCCATCGCCCACAGCCTCACAGAAAGCATCCTGGAAGGTTCCCGAAAAGGAGCGTTCACAGGCGCGGTGGGAGACCAGCTTGGCGTAGTGCGGGCGGCCAACGGAGGCACACTGTTCCTAGACGAAATCGGAGAAATGCCGCTGGAAGCCCAGTGCAAGTTATTGAGAATTCTCCAGGAACGGTCCGTCATGCCTCTTGGCGCAACCACAAACATCCCGGTGGACTTCCGGCTCATTTGCGCTACCAACAGGAACTTACGTCAGGAAGTCGCCTCCGGACGCTTCCGCGAGGATCTGTACTTCAGGCTGAACGTCTTCCCTATTAAAATCCCCGCCCTACGGGAACGTACGGACTTCGCCACGCTGGCGCAGAACCTCTGGCGAGAAGCAATCTACAGCCAGGAAAGCACTTACCTCGGGAGTCCCTCTGGCGGGTACGTCGCGGGCCGTCACAATCAGGCGGCCGCAGGCTGTTCCATAGCGCCACCTCTATCGACGCAGGAGGTGCAGTCCCTCGCCAGCAAACCCTGGCCGGGAAATGTCCGTCAGTTAAAGAACGTGCTGCAGCGTTACGCCCTGCTCCGGCCCCACGGAACCTCCCTAGGGGAAATCCTTCGGGACGAGTTCGCGGATCCGCCCTACGGACATGCCCGAGAAATGAGCCGCCTCCCTACGCAGGAAGATTCCAGACTATACAATCCGACGCCGGACTGGAACATCCTTCGGGAGGAACTTCACAGAAACAACTGGAACAAGACCGTTACCGCGCAAAAGCTTGGGATCAGCAGAGGGAGCCTTTGCTACCAAGTGCGGAAACACCAAGGTGCCACCCCGCAGGCGGAACCTACTTGA
- a CDS encoding PEGA domain-containing protein, translating to MKRLFFLLLAFCIVPQTLWAKYVAILETISEPSAKDKISTEERRYLTDVLRGLAIQSLPAEQNFTIMTRENINVMLPPGKTIEDCEGSCLAETGRNIAADYVSQARITLVSGELAISVEMYETAGNKLISSFNGKGSTINDVEQIIKEQSEEFFKKVKNAGTGWGEFSVDNAFAFQAIQKVIVEITSNPEGALPTVDGKGVPKCTSTPCKVLLEAGEHRFVASKEHYDDTEVTVAITENNQRVSLTLEPIFGYLNVSPSLTDSIGDLKDVTLTVDGSKEKDLAILLDQGPHQVTISHPCYDPAHFNVAIEKGKNQTIEKKLVRGSCGLELNVEKNDVPQEVTVYIDGAPIGKTPFSGTIPLCSQITVGDSTYAEEVKTELKWHEVTKITHSMGEPPQPTPIAIPEPTEVAAETPAEIPTNIPETSLENSKDFHWGLIAASGAVTATGAILAIVGNSNAKSASEKGFKNTAEYKKNLKDAENGQKLRTAGIITAIVGAIGVGLSFAF from the coding sequence ATGAAACGTCTATTCTTTCTTTTATTAGCCTTTTGCATTGTCCCTCAGACTCTGTGGGCAAAATACGTTGCAATTCTTGAAACCATTTCGGAACCTTCCGCAAAGGATAAAATCTCCACGGAAGAACGCCGTTACCTTACCGACGTTTTACGAGGTCTTGCAATTCAAAGCTTACCTGCGGAGCAGAACTTCACCATCATGACTCGCGAGAACATCAATGTGATGCTTCCTCCCGGCAAAACCATTGAAGACTGTGAAGGAAGCTGTCTTGCCGAAACAGGTCGAAATATCGCTGCAGACTACGTTTCCCAAGCCCGTATTACTTTGGTGAGTGGAGAACTGGCCATCAGTGTAGAAATGTACGAGACTGCCGGTAACAAATTGATTTCCAGTTTTAACGGCAAAGGCAGTACTATCAACGATGTTGAACAAATCATCAAGGAACAATCCGAAGAATTTTTCAAGAAGGTCAAAAACGCAGGAACTGGATGGGGAGAATTTTCCGTCGATAACGCTTTTGCATTCCAGGCTATTCAAAAGGTCATCGTAGAAATCACATCCAATCCGGAAGGAGCCCTCCCCACGGTGGATGGCAAGGGGGTTCCCAAGTGCACAAGTACTCCTTGTAAGGTTTTGTTGGAAGCAGGCGAGCATCGTTTTGTAGCCAGTAAGGAACACTACGACGACACCGAAGTTACAGTTGCTATCACTGAAAACAATCAGCGAGTATCCTTGACATTGGAACCCATCTTTGGTTACTTAAACGTTTCCCCCTCGCTGACCGATAGCATCGGCGATTTGAAAGACGTAACGCTAACTGTTGATGGTTCTAAAGAAAAAGATTTGGCCATCCTTCTTGACCAAGGTCCCCACCAGGTTACCATTAGCCACCCCTGCTACGATCCTGCTCATTTTAATGTCGCCATCGAGAAAGGGAAAAACCAGACTATTGAAAAAAAGCTTGTTCGCGGTTCATGCGGTCTTGAACTGAATGTGGAAAAAAATGATGTTCCACAAGAAGTAACCGTATATATTGACGGAGCCCCTATTGGAAAAACACCATTCTCTGGAACTATTCCACTTTGCTCCCAAATTACTGTAGGCGACTCTACCTATGCCGAAGAAGTGAAAACCGAACTAAAATGGCATGAAGTCACAAAAATCACACATTCCATGGGAGAACCTCCACAGCCTACGCCAATCGCAATTCCAGAACCAACTGAAGTAGCAGCAGAAACTCCTGCAGAAATTCCTACAAACATTCCAGAAACATCACTTGAAAATTCTAAAGATTTTCATTGGGGATTGATTGCTGCAAGCGGAGCAGTCACTGCAACAGGAGCCATTCTCGCAATAGTAGGCAACAGCAACGCAAAGAGCGCAAGCGAGAAGGGTTTCAAGAATACTGCGGAATACAAGAAGAATTTGAAAGATGCCGAAAATGGCCAAAAGTTAAGAACCGCCGGTATTATCACCGCAATTGTAGGCGCCATTGGCGTCGGTCTGTCTTTCGCATTTTAG